In a single window of the Acidobacteriota bacterium genome:
- a CDS encoding SRPBCC family protein, translated as MFTIKAGFTDDIEIRAEGARVREFFLDLQNFAELMPGVDSIRMDKDGVAHWRVAAEIPVVGKMEQNFAVKLEESSEDRIEWGPVNIESGNLLRFSADFQYPEPGVTRMRFTEHVELRREKARELHFLAGVAGEALISAEMTKSVSAMIRVFMEKAKNKLEGN; from the coding sequence ATGTTTACTATAAAAGCGGGTTTCACTGACGACATCGAGATTCGGGCCGAAGGTGCCCGCGTTCGCGAATTTTTCCTTGATCTGCAGAATTTTGCCGAGCTTATGCCTGGAGTCGATTCGATCCGGATGGATAAGGACGGCGTTGCACATTGGCGGGTTGCGGCTGAGATTCCCGTTGTGGGAAAGATGGAGCAGAACTTCGCCGTAAAGCTTGAAGAGAGCAGCGAGGACCGCATCGAATGGGGACCGGTGAATATCGAATCCGGCAATCTGCTGCGGTTTTCCGCCGATTTTCAGTATCCAGAACCGGGAGTCACTAGAATGCGTTTTACCGAACACGTCGAACTGCGCCGCGAAAAGGCACGAGAACTTCACTTTCTCGCCGGCGTGGCGGGCGAAGCCCTGATAAGCGCCGAAATGACCAAAAGCGTTTCCGCCATGATCCGCGTCTTCATGGAAAAAGCTAAAAATAAATTGGAAGGAAATTAA
- a CDS encoding TerC family protein, translated as MELLYDPQIWIAFATLTVLELVLGIDNIIFISILAGKLPPEQQPRARFIGLALALIMRVILLFSLSWVMGLTAALFAVFGHEVSGRDLILILGGLFLIAKSTHEIHTTLEGEESHAAKKVYASFGMVIVQIGLLDIVFSLDSVITAIGMVNQIAVMVAAVVVSIIAMMLFAGPIGAFVQRHPTIKMLALAFLLLIGFTLVVEGIEVHIPKGYIYFAMAFSVFVEFLNMKIRKRSAPPIELRGPLHDSRAPNAV; from the coding sequence ATGGAACTCCTCTACGACCCGCAGATCTGGATCGCCTTCGCGACCCTGACCGTACTTGAACTCGTCCTTGGCATCGACAACATAATCTTTATTTCGATCCTTGCCGGAAAGCTCCCACCCGAGCAGCAGCCGCGCGCCCGTTTCATCGGCCTCGCACTGGCCTTGATAATGCGGGTGATACTGCTTTTCTCGCTCTCTTGGGTGATGGGCCTGACGGCAGCATTGTTCGCGGTTTTCGGACACGAAGTTTCAGGGCGCGACCTGATCCTGATCCTCGGCGGGTTATTCCTGATCGCTAAGTCTACGCACGAGATACACACCACACTTGAAGGCGAGGAGAGCCACGCAGCTAAAAAGGTCTATGCATCTTTCGGAATGGTCATCGTTCAGATCGGCCTACTTGATATCGTTTTTTCGCTTGATTCGGTCATCACCGCGATCGGTATGGTCAATCAGATCGCCGTAATGGTCGCAGCGGTAGTTGTCTCGATAATTGCGATGATGTTGTTTGCGGGACCCATTGGAGCGTTCGTTCAGCGTCATCCGACAATCAAGATGCTTGCCCTAGCGTTCCTGCTGCTGATCGGCTTCACGCTAGTCGTTGAAGGTATCGAAGTACACATTCCGAAGGGCTACATCTACTTCGCAATGGCGTTCTCGGTCTTTGTCGAGTTCCTGAATATGAAGATCCGCAAGCGCTCCGCACCGCCGATCGAGCTCCGCGGCCCGCTCCACGACAGCCGAGCTCCGAACGCCGTATAA
- a CDS encoding sigma-54-dependent Fis family transcriptional regulator, producing the protein MPDRFRTLGMTANKLASLSGVRECGEAVVAGIEESLSPSFVFLAAPREDTAIAEVIASFGLAAADFRRLESRLSKSSLWSMISRPQPLVIDELRTDARLDFLAFSTRAGKLAAVPVIFRGNCAGMLACGLGDKQDANEGIVIETLDAFASLFAHSLRVEHAAGQERLKLAEENRRLKHEMRERFAVETIVGTSAPMRGVLDQIANVARSNISVLLRGEHGTGKDLAAKAIHFSSLRSNRSFVKLDTATTASHNGGRDLLAPADGGTLFIEDIAELPDEMQATLLAIIETPRSVRSELSTERLPNLRVIAATDRDAEDPIETPLLARLSNFTITLPPLRDRGSDVLLLAEYFVSKYQKKLDKNILRISTPAIDMLTAYHFPGNVRELENVIEKAVAVCDGNVIHGRHLPPTLQTAEESGTEANVTLASAIAAFEKDLIQDALKSTRGNIARAAAMLDSTERILGYKIKKYAIDARRFKR; encoded by the coding sequence ATGCCTGACCGCTTCAGAACGCTAGGAATGACCGCGAACAAGCTCGCTTCCCTTTCCGGCGTCCGTGAATGCGGCGAAGCCGTCGTTGCAGGCATTGAAGAATCTCTTTCTCCATCATTCGTTTTCCTCGCCGCGCCGCGTGAAGATACCGCCATCGCCGAAGTGATAGCAAGCTTCGGTCTTGCCGCCGCTGACTTTCGCCGTTTGGAATCGCGGCTTTCCAAGAGTTCCCTGTGGTCGATGATCTCCAGACCGCAGCCTCTTGTGATCGACGAGCTCCGAACGGACGCACGGCTCGATTTTCTTGCATTTTCGACACGGGCCGGCAAATTGGCGGCCGTACCTGTGATATTTCGCGGGAACTGTGCAGGAATGCTTGCGTGCGGGCTTGGCGACAAACAGGACGCCAACGAAGGCATCGTCATCGAAACGCTCGATGCATTCGCGTCGCTTTTTGCCCATTCACTCCGCGTCGAGCATGCAGCAGGCCAAGAACGGCTCAAACTCGCTGAAGAGAATAGACGCCTGAAACATGAGATGCGAGAACGTTTTGCCGTCGAGACAATTGTCGGAACATCAGCACCGATGCGCGGCGTGCTCGATCAGATCGCGAACGTCGCACGCTCGAATATATCTGTTCTGCTCCGGGGTGAGCATGGTACGGGCAAAGACCTCGCCGCCAAGGCCATTCACTTCTCGAGCCTTCGCTCCAATCGATCGTTCGTCAAACTCGATACTGCGACCACCGCCTCACATAATGGCGGGCGCGATCTTCTTGCACCTGCCGACGGCGGCACGCTGTTCATCGAAGACATAGCTGAATTGCCTGACGAGATGCAGGCCACACTGCTCGCTATAATCGAAACGCCGCGTTCAGTGAGAAGCGAGCTTTCGACCGAACGGCTGCCGAATCTTCGCGTCATTGCCGCGACCGACCGTGATGCCGAAGATCCAATCGAAACGCCGCTGCTTGCACGTCTGTCGAATTTCACCATCACGCTGCCGCCGCTCCGCGACCGCGGTTCGGATGTGCTGCTTTTGGCGGAATATTTTGTTTCGAAATATCAGAAGAAGCTAGACAAGAACATTTTGCGGATCTCGACACCGGCGATCGATATGCTAACGGCTTATCACTTTCCGGGAAATGTCCGCGAGCTTGAGAACGTGATCGAAAAGGCGGTCGCCGTTTGTGACGGCAACGTTATCCACGGCCGCCATCTGCCGCCGACTTTGCAAACAGCCGAAGAAAGCGGAACTGAGGCCAATGTCACGCTCGCATCAGCCATTGCCGCATTTGAAAAGGACCTCATACAGGACGCTTTGAAATCTACACGCGGCAACATTGCGCGTGCGGCAGCGATGCTCGATTCCACAGAACGCATTCTCGGCTATAAGATAAAGAAATACGCCATCGACGCTAGGCGTTTTAAAAGATGA
- a CDS encoding aspartate carbamoyltransferase catalytic subunit, with protein sequence MDKPFRRRDLLGIRDLTAAEIKGILDTSENFLEVNVREIKKVPTLRGKTVINLFFENSTRTRTSFELAAKRLSADAVNISVASSSLSKGETLVDTALNLDAMNPDCIVVRHGSAGVPYQLAKVSKAAIINAGDGSNEHPTQALLDAMTIREHKKQFEGLEVAIVGDILHSRVARSNIHLLTKLGARVRVAGPGTLVPPDFIHLVGADEGRSTQLIVCEHIEEAIRGADVVMILRIQRERQDAAYFPTLREYSIHYGLTNERLDLAKKDAIVLHPGPMNRGIEIASEVADSSRSLILDQVKYGVAVRMAVLYLVTGGSASA encoded by the coding sequence ATTTTCTTGAGGTCAATGTCCGCGAGATCAAGAAAGTGCCGACGCTTCGCGGCAAAACGGTAATCAATCTCTTTTTCGAAAATTCGACCCGCACAAGAACATCTTTCGAATTGGCCGCCAAACGCCTTTCCGCGGATGCAGTAAACATCAGCGTCGCGTCGTCCAGCCTCAGTAAAGGCGAAACTCTTGTAGATACGGCCTTAAATCTCGACGCGATGAACCCGGACTGCATCGTCGTGCGTCATGGATCGGCGGGCGTTCCGTATCAGCTTGCCAAGGTCAGCAAAGCTGCCATCATTAACGCCGGCGACGGATCGAACGAGCATCCGACACAGGCACTGCTCGACGCGATGACCATCCGCGAACACAAAAAGCAATTTGAAGGACTTGAGGTCGCAATTGTGGGCGACATCCTCCATAGCCGAGTTGCTCGTTCGAATATTCATCTGCTGACCAAGCTCGGAGCGCGTGTTCGCGTCGCCGGGCCGGGAACACTCGTGCCGCCGGATTTCATTCATCTCGTGGGCGCTGACGAAGGCAGGTCAACTCAGCTCATTGTTTGTGAACACATCGAGGAAGCGATCCGCGGCGCCGATGTCGTGATGATCCTCCGCATCCAACGCGAACGGCAGGACGCCGCATACTTCCCGACGCTGCGTGAATATTCGATCCATTACGGCCTGACTAACGAACGCCTTGACCTTGCGAAAAAGGATGCCATCGTCCTGCATCCCGGCCCGATGAACCGCGGCATCGAGATCGCGTCAGAGGTCGCCGACAGCTCGCGTTCACTCATCCTAGACCAAGTAAAATACGGCGTCGCCGTCCGCATGGCGGTTCTTTATCTTGTAACCGGAGGCTCCGCCTCAGCGTAA
- a CDS encoding SDR family oxidoreductase — translation MSLLLEGKRAFVSGGTRGIGAAICEIFAREGADVAFNYHSSEDLAKEVESKIEAHGRRALSFKVSVTDRYGMKHVAREIKDAWGPIQILVNNAAVNKPDNFATTTDKSWDWVVDTNVNSLFAVTKPFYKQMLRERHGHILNITSVGAIRSLPTSVHYATSKAAMIGFTKCLSREAANFGISVNAIAAGIFDTDLGHSLPDRLIQMHDFWVPKGRKGDPKELAEFAAFMCSDRNSFMSGEIVIVDGGAIT, via the coding sequence TTGAGTCTTTTACTCGAAGGAAAACGTGCGTTCGTATCGGGCGGGACACGGGGCATCGGAGCGGCGATCTGCGAGATATTCGCACGCGAAGGTGCGGATGTGGCGTTCAATTATCATTCCAGCGAAGACCTGGCGAAAGAAGTCGAGTCGAAGATCGAGGCGCACGGCCGCCGAGCGTTGAGTTTCAAGGTGTCGGTAACAGACCGCTACGGTATGAAGCATGTCGCCCGTGAGATAAAGGACGCCTGGGGGCCGATACAGATCTTGGTCAACAACGCCGCGGTGAACAAACCTGACAATTTCGCCACCACCACCGACAAGTCTTGGGATTGGGTCGTCGATACGAACGTGAACAGCCTGTTCGCGGTTACGAAGCCTTTCTACAAACAGATGCTCCGCGAACGCCACGGGCATATCCTGAATATCACGTCGGTCGGTGCAATACGCAGCCTTCCAACTTCGGTTCACTACGCGACGTCAAAGGCAGCGATGATAGGCTTTACGAAATGCCTTTCGCGCGAAGCGGCGAATTTCGGGATCTCGGTGAACGCCATCGCCGCCGGCATCTTTGACACCGACCTCGGCCACTCATTGCCGGACAGGTTAATTCAAATGCACGATTTTTGGGTACCTAAAGGCCGCAAGGGCGACCCGAAAGAACTAGCGGAATTCGCCGCCTTTATGTGTTCGGACCGGAACAGCTTCATGAGCGGCGAGATAGTGATCGTTGACGGCGGGGCGATAACGTAG
- a CDS encoding dihydroorotase — translation MKLFIANGHLIDPAAQENTGMSVLIEDGKVSAWLRPNETQPEGCEVFDATGLLVAPGFIDLHVHLREPGQEHKETIASGCAAAVAGGWTSVCPMPNTNPVNDNAAITRYMIEQAEHAGSANVFPIGAITKSSDGAELAEMGEMKAAGAVAVSDDGRPVPNAGIMRRAMQYAKDFGLPVIDHCEDKSLSAGGVMHEGRVSLLLGLKGMPALAEDIDAVRDIILAQDTGAHVHIAHVSTKGAVEAVRRAKNEGINVTCEVTPHHFTLTDKYVEGYDTNYKMAPPLRSEEHVDAIIEGIKDGTIDAIATDHAPHHHDEKALEFDRAPMGITGLETAVGLAFNELVHKGIISLERLVEMCSANPARIFSLEGRGTLRPGSIADITVIDPELKWAYSNAESRSRSRNSPFDGWEFTGRAVATFVSGRLVFKA, via the coding sequence ATGAAGCTTTTTATCGCAAACGGCCATCTGATCGATCCGGCCGCTCAGGAAAATACGGGAATGTCCGTTCTCATTGAGGACGGAAAAGTTTCTGCGTGGCTTCGGCCGAACGAAACGCAGCCTGAGGGTTGCGAGGTTTTTGACGCGACGGGGTTGCTTGTGGCGCCGGGGTTTATTGATCTGCATGTTCACTTGCGTGAGCCGGGTCAGGAGCATAAGGAGACGATCGCTTCGGGTTGTGCGGCGGCGGTGGCTGGCGGCTGGACGTCAGTTTGCCCGATGCCGAATACGAATCCCGTAAACGACAATGCAGCTATTACTCGCTACATGATCGAGCAGGCCGAGCACGCTGGTTCAGCGAACGTCTTTCCGATCGGCGCTATCACGAAATCATCTGACGGGGCCGAGCTGGCGGAAATGGGCGAGATGAAAGCGGCGGGTGCCGTCGCAGTTTCCGACGATGGGCGTCCTGTGCCGAACGCCGGCATCATGCGGCGTGCGATGCAGTATGCGAAAGATTTCGGCCTGCCGGTGATCGATCATTGCGAGGACAAGTCATTGTCCGCCGGCGGCGTAATGCACGAAGGCCGCGTCTCGCTTTTGCTTGGCCTCAAAGGAATGCCCGCACTCGCCGAGGACATCGATGCCGTCCGCGATATCATTCTTGCGCAAGACACTGGTGCCCATGTTCACATCGCCCACGTTTCGACGAAGGGTGCTGTTGAGGCCGTTCGACGTGCGAAGAATGAAGGCATCAATGTTACCTGCGAAGTCACGCCACATCATTTCACGCTGACCGACAAATACGTTGAAGGCTACGATACCAACTACAAGATGGCCCCACCGCTCCGCTCCGAAGAGCACGTTGACGCCATCATCGAAGGCATAAAAGACGGCACCATCGACGCCATCGCAACAGACCACGCACCGCATCATCACGACGAAAAAGCTCTCGAATTCGACCGGGCACCGATGGGAATTACGGGACTGGAAACCGCCGTCGGCCTTGCATTCAACGAGCTTGTCCACAAAGGGATCATTAGCCTCGAACGTCTTGTCGAGATGTGTTCGGCCAACCCCGCACGCATTTTCAGCCTCGAAGGACGCGGCACTCTGCGGCCCGGTTCCATCGCCGATATTACGGTGATTGACCCCGAATTGAAATGGGCGTATAGTAACGCCGAATCGCGTTCGCGTTCGCGAAACTCGCCGTTCGACGGATGGGAGTTTACCGGCAGAGCGGTCGCCACATTCGTCAGCGGAAGGTTGGTCTTTAAGGCCTAG
- a CDS encoding D-aminoacylase: MLQKLVSLTLLLILASSGIAIQTAETYDVVIINGRIVDGTGNPWFNGSVAIRDGRIAAVGRFDQTKAKQVIDAKGQIVAPGFIDVHAHTEDIYEYPQAENFIRMGVTTLITGNCGTSVTNVGDFLDRIKKDPLAINISTLIGHNSVRSRVMELENRAPTAEEQQKMNELVERGMREGAVGFATGLIYVPGTYSETPEVVELAKAASKYGGIYASHIRDEGTGVVDAINEAIGIGEAARMPVQISHFKISAKSLWGKSPMTLDLVADARRRGLNVTIDQYAYPASSTSLDARLPTWAIAGGREEGKKRIGVPETREKIRESMKRGLAERGFADYAFAYVANYRTNPELNGKNIAQITKAVRNSDSLDDQIDQIFEMYNAGGAQMVYQVMSEEDVQTIMKAPFTMFASDSGVRQFGSGVPHPRGYGNNARFLGRYVREMKILGLEDAIRKMTSLPANTFGFRDRGQIREGFVADIVIIDDKTVGDKATFENPHQYAVGFSNVIVNGKVVFDGTKMTGTMSGQSIRGPGYRPPVETDPSRP; this comes from the coding sequence ATGTTGCAAAAACTTGTTTCGCTCACGCTTCTGCTTATTTTGGCTTCTTCAGGCATCGCGATCCAGACCGCGGAAACCTACGACGTCGTCATCATAAACGGCCGCATCGTTGACGGCACCGGTAACCCTTGGTTCAACGGTTCGGTCGCGATTCGGGACGGCCGCATCGCCGCTGTCGGCCGATTCGATCAAACAAAAGCGAAACAGGTGATCGATGCAAAAGGCCAGATCGTCGCCCCCGGATTCATCGACGTTCATGCCCACACAGAAGATATCTATGAATATCCACAGGCCGAGAATTTCATCCGAATGGGCGTCACCACGCTCATCACAGGTAATTGCGGCACTTCTGTTACAAACGTCGGCGATTTCCTCGACCGCATAAAGAAGGATCCGCTGGCGATAAATATCTCGACGCTGATCGGCCACAATTCGGTTCGCTCGCGAGTGATGGAGCTTGAGAACCGAGCTCCGACCGCCGAAGAGCAGCAGAAAATGAATGAACTCGTCGAACGCGGGATGCGTGAAGGTGCCGTCGGCTTCGCGACAGGCCTGATATACGTTCCCGGGACCTATTCGGAAACTCCTGAGGTGGTCGAACTTGCAAAAGCGGCATCAAAATACGGAGGCATTTACGCCAGCCATATTCGCGACGAAGGCACGGGCGTTGTCGATGCGATCAACGAAGCAATCGGTATCGGTGAGGCGGCAAGAATGCCGGTGCAGATCTCGCATTTCAAGATCTCTGCTAAGTCGCTCTGGGGCAAAAGCCCGATGACACTCGATCTCGTAGCGGACGCCCGCCGTCGAGGATTGAACGTAACGATCGATCAATACGCATATCCTGCATCGTCAACCTCACTCGATGCACGTCTACCCACTTGGGCTATAGCAGGAGGTCGCGAGGAAGGCAAAAAACGCATCGGCGTCCCCGAAACGCGCGAAAAGATACGCGAATCTATGAAACGCGGCCTCGCAGAACGCGGTTTTGCAGATTACGCATTTGCCTACGTTGCTAATTACCGAACGAATCCCGAACTTAACGGCAAGAATATCGCCCAGATAACGAAGGCCGTTCGTAATTCCGATTCGCTTGACGATCAGATCGATCAGATATTTGAGATGTACAACGCAGGCGGGGCGCAGATGGTATATCAGGTAATGAGCGAGGAAGACGTCCAAACAATTATGAAGGCGCCGTTCACAATGTTCGCGTCAGACAGCGGCGTGCGGCAGTTCGGTTCCGGCGTCCCGCATCCTCGCGGCTACGGCAACAATGCACGCTTTCTCGGCCGCTACGTCCGCGAGATGAAAATTCTCGGCCTGGAAGACGCCATCCGCAAAATGACCTCGCTTCCCGCGAACACTTTCGGCTTCCGCGACCGCGGCCAGATACGCGAGGGCTTTGTCGCCGATATTGTTATTATTGACGATAAGACCGTGGGCGACAAAGCGACATTCGAAAACCCGCATCAGTATGCGGTCGGTTTTTCAAATGTGATCGTGAACGGAAAGGTCGTTTTCGACGGCACAAAAATGACAGGAACAATGTCCGGCCAAAGCATTCGCGGGCCGGGCTATCGGCCGCCGGTCGAAACGGACCCTTCACGTCCGTGA
- a CDS encoding RluA family pseudouridine synthase, producing the protein MFCRYEFVVEPEYKKYRLEDYLLDKLPLFSKMYLRHTIRDGGCEVNGIHENIGRRLRAGDFVEITLDETRGRSMRPEKIALEIVFEDTDLIVVNKPAGMLVHPSHRENSGTLLNAIVHHLNAGSSPDRSAVRPGLIHRLDKDTSGLIVVAKNARSHRILAGHFMKKRVTKRYLALVEGIVEENEGDIVAPIGRYDELKHWSVKADGKYSKSRFWVIERRADTTLIEMEPITGRTNQLRIHCEAIGHPIVGDVKRGGREFERLCLHAWKLEFPHPSGGGIMSFSAEPDGGVFKVEAHGREGSVSTGGR; encoded by the coding sequence ATGTTCTGCAGATACGAGTTTGTTGTCGAGCCTGAGTACAAAAAGTACCGGTTGGAGGACTATCTGCTCGATAAACTGCCTCTTTTCAGCAAGATGTATCTGCGTCACACCATTCGCGACGGCGGCTGCGAGGTGAACGGAATTCACGAAAATATCGGCAGAAGGCTGCGAGCGGGCGATTTCGTAGAGATAACGCTGGACGAAACACGCGGAAGATCGATGCGTCCTGAAAAGATCGCCCTAGAGATAGTTTTCGAAGACACGGATCTGATTGTTGTGAATAAGCCCGCCGGAATGCTGGTCCATCCTTCGCACCGTGAGAACAGCGGAACGCTGCTGAATGCGATCGTTCACCATCTGAATGCGGGATCGTCGCCCGATCGTTCGGCCGTACGTCCGGGGCTCATACACCGTCTGGACAAAGACACTTCAGGGCTCATTGTTGTCGCAAAGAATGCGCGTTCACATCGGATCCTAGCGGGGCATTTTATGAAAAAGCGAGTTACTAAACGTTATCTCGCCTTGGTTGAGGGAATCGTTGAAGAGAACGAAGGCGATATCGTCGCACCGATAGGCCGTTACGATGAACTGAAACATTGGAGTGTTAAGGCAGACGGGAAATATTCAAAGTCGAGGTTCTGGGTCATCGAACGACGTGCAGATACCACGCTGATCGAAATGGAGCCGATCACGGGCCGCACGAATCAACTGCGGATCCATTGCGAGGCGATTGGACATCCGATAGTCGGCGATGTGAAACGCGGCGGGCGTGAATTCGAGCGTCTTTGCCTGCACGCGTGGAAACTCGAATTTCCGCATCCTTCGGGCGGCGGGATAATGAGCTTTTCAGCAGAGCCCGACGGCGGCGTTTTCAAAGTCGAGGCTCACGGACGTGAAGGGTCCGTTTCGACCGGCGGCCGATAG